One segment of Halomonas sp. TD01 DNA contains the following:
- a CDS encoding SLC13 family permease, with amino-acid sequence MLGPMLFAFVLLFFHPADLSIEGRMVLATTLWVAVWWITEAIPIPVTSLLPIVLLPITGALESSAVTAAYGNPIIFLFLGGFMIALAMEKWDLHKRIALTIISVLGTSINSIVFGFMAATGFLSMWVSNTASVMMMLPIGTAIVYQVTQELSKSDGDHSEDIDKFSKALIFGVGYGGTIGGLGTLIGTPPNIILAAIVNELFGVEITFASWMMFAFPVVVVLLFIGWLMLTRFIYPIKFSSLPGGKALIAKEKEALGNISFEEKAVLVVFLSAAFFWITRSFLWQGQILTIPGINDTMIAIVAAIALFLIPSPNKGGCLLGWDIAKDVPWGILLLFGGGLAIAAGFSSSGLAVWIGSQMSVLEGVNFLLVILLAAGMVLFLTEITSNTATATMILPVLASLALALDIHPFVLMVPAAMAANCAFMLPVGTPPNAIIFATGKIKIIEMVRNGFWLNIFALLLIVVAVYFLLPLLWGIDLTTYPDAFRD; translated from the coding sequence GTGCTGGGGCCGATGCTGTTTGCCTTTGTCCTGCTGTTTTTTCACCCTGCGGACCTGAGTATAGAAGGCCGCATGGTGCTTGCTACCACGCTATGGGTAGCTGTGTGGTGGATTACCGAAGCCATTCCTATTCCGGTTACGTCGCTACTGCCCATCGTGTTGTTGCCTATTACTGGGGCGCTTGAGAGTAGTGCGGTAACGGCGGCTTACGGCAATCCTATTATTTTCCTTTTCCTCGGTGGCTTTATGATTGCCCTGGCGATGGAGAAGTGGGACCTACATAAGCGTATTGCACTCACCATTATTTCGGTATTGGGCACCAGTATTAACAGTATTGTGTTCGGCTTTATGGCGGCCACTGGCTTTTTGTCGATGTGGGTATCCAATACCGCGTCGGTTATGATGATGCTGCCTATTGGCACTGCGATTGTGTATCAGGTGACACAAGAGCTGAGTAAGAGCGATGGTGATCATAGCGAAGACATCGATAAATTCAGTAAAGCGCTGATTTTTGGCGTCGGCTACGGCGGCACTATCGGCGGTTTGGGTACCCTGATTGGTACGCCTCCCAATATCATCCTGGCGGCAATTGTGAATGAGCTGTTTGGTGTTGAAATCACCTTTGCCAGCTGGATGATGTTTGCTTTTCCAGTCGTTGTGGTACTTCTGTTTATTGGTTGGCTGATGCTGACACGCTTTATTTACCCGATTAAATTCAGCAGCCTGCCTGGAGGCAAAGCGCTTATTGCCAAAGAGAAGGAAGCACTGGGTAACATTAGTTTTGAAGAGAAAGCTGTGTTGGTCGTTTTCCTGTCAGCGGCATTTTTCTGGATTACCCGTTCTTTCCTGTGGCAAGGCCAAATACTCACCATTCCAGGTATTAACGACACGATGATTGCCATTGTAGCGGCGATTGCGCTGTTCTTAATTCCTTCGCCAAACAAAGGCGGCTGCCTGCTCGGGTGGGATATTGCGAAAGACGTACCCTGGGGCATTCTGCTGCTATTTGGCGGTGGCTTGGCGATTGCTGCTGGTTTCAGTTCCTCTGGGTTAGCCGTGTGGATCGGTAGCCAGATGAGTGTGCTGGAGGGCGTTAACTTCTTGCTGGTGATCTTGTTAGCCGCTGGAATGGTGTTGTTCTTGACCGAAATCACCTCCAACACAGCAACGGCCACGATGATTCTGCCAGTACTGGCATCGCTAGCACTGGCGTTGGATATTCACCCATTTGTACTGATGGTGCCTGCCGCCATGGCAGCTAACTGCGCCTTTATGCTGCCGGTGGGCACGCCTCCCAACGCAATCATTTTTGCTACCGGTAAAATTAAAATTATCGAAATGGTGCGCAATGGCTTCTGGCTGAATATTTTCGCGTTACTGCTGATTGTGGTGGCGGTTTATTTCTTGTTACCCCTATTGTGGGGAATCGATCTAACCACCTATCCAGACGCGTTCCGCGACTAA
- a CDS encoding CDP-alcohol phosphatidyltransferase family protein — translation MLDRFTMPLTHRPLASMARYLNNRQITPDQVTLVAFLVGMSALPLLAFEYYVLALMAILLNRLGDGLDGALARLSGQQSDAGGFIDIGLDFVFYAAVVLGFALANPGQNALAAAVLLFAFIGTGTSFLAFAIAAKARNVERPNFPQKAFYYLEGLTEGTETVIALVLFCLFPHYFPWLAGLFAVACLITTATRLWGGYWTLRQH, via the coding sequence GTGCTCGACCGCTTTACTATGCCGTTGACCCACCGACCACTTGCCAGTATGGCTCGGTATCTCAACAACCGGCAGATTACCCCTGACCAAGTTACCTTAGTGGCCTTTTTAGTGGGTATGAGCGCGCTACCGCTATTAGCCTTTGAATATTATGTTTTGGCACTAATGGCGATTTTATTGAACCGCCTTGGCGATGGGCTGGATGGCGCACTTGCCCGGCTAAGCGGCCAGCAAAGCGATGCGGGTGGGTTTATTGATATCGGGTTGGATTTTGTCTTTTATGCCGCGGTCGTGCTGGGGTTCGCGCTGGCCAATCCTGGGCAAAATGCGCTGGCAGCCGCGGTACTGCTATTCGCATTTATCGGCACGGGAACATCGTTTTTAGCTTTTGCTATTGCGGCGAAAGCACGCAATGTTGAACGGCCAAACTTTCCACAAAAGGCATTTTACTATTTAGAGGGATTAACCGAAGGCACAGAAACCGTTATCGCGTTAGTGCTCTTCTGCTTATTTCCTCACTATTTTCCATGGTTAGCGGGGCTATTCGCAGTCGCTTGCCTAATCACGACTGCCACGCGGCTATGGGGAGGCTATTGGACTCTACGCCAGCATTAG
- a CDS encoding exonuclease SbcCD subunit D yields MRLLHTADWHLGRLFHNLSLLEDQRHVLSQLLDIIDRDAVDAVLIAGDIYDRSVPPAAAVTLLDEVLGELCEKRGLPVIMISGNHDGAERLGFGARHLRQAGLHILSDLSNCDHPVTLSINGEEVDVFGIPYADPEYVRSQFSVDVRDFDSAHRYLVERINTQRQVGRPTVLMSHCFVDGGSASDSERPLTLGGAESVAWEPMQLFDYVALGHLHGPQYRGGEHIRYSGSLLKYSFSEANQRKGVTLVDIGQEGVSQIEHRPLTPHREVRVLEGELAELLAQGRTDAQADDYLLVRLTDRHAILDPMGKLREVYPNVLHLEKPGMLEARGRQQLDRERLQFSALDMFSDFFTQTSGDTMSDEQANAMRELITTLSREQESQP; encoded by the coding sequence ATGCGACTACTTCATACCGCCGATTGGCACCTGGGGCGGCTGTTTCACAACCTCTCGCTGCTGGAAGACCAACGCCATGTGCTGAGCCAGCTACTGGACATTATTGACCGCGATGCGGTGGATGCCGTGCTGATTGCCGGTGATATCTATGATCGTTCGGTGCCGCCAGCCGCTGCTGTCACGCTGTTAGATGAGGTGCTTGGCGAATTGTGTGAAAAGCGTGGTTTGCCGGTGATTATGATTTCTGGCAACCATGACGGCGCTGAGCGCCTCGGCTTCGGCGCGCGCCACCTGCGCCAAGCAGGGCTGCATATTTTGTCTGATCTATCCAACTGCGATCACCCCGTGACACTGTCGATTAATGGGGAAGAAGTGGATGTGTTCGGTATTCCCTACGCTGACCCAGAGTATGTACGCAGCCAGTTTTCGGTGGATGTACGCGACTTTGACAGCGCTCATCGCTACTTGGTTGAACGTATCAACACCCAGCGCCAAGTAGGCCGCCCCACCGTACTGATGAGCCACTGCTTTGTGGATGGCGGCAGTGCCAGCGATTCAGAGCGCCCGTTAACCTTGGGGGGCGCGGAAAGCGTTGCCTGGGAACCTATGCAGTTGTTTGATTATGTCGCTCTAGGCCACCTTCATGGGCCGCAATATCGCGGCGGTGAGCATATTCGCTACAGTGGCTCGCTGCTTAAATACAGCTTCTCAGAGGCTAACCAGCGCAAAGGCGTCACGCTGGTGGATATTGGCCAAGAGGGCGTGAGCCAGATCGAACACCGCCCGCTAACACCGCACCGAGAGGTGCGCGTGCTGGAAGGCGAGCTAGCTGAGCTGCTAGCACAAGGCAGAACCGATGCCCAGGCTGATGACTACCTGTTAGTACGGCTGACCGACCGCCACGCGATTCTTGACCCCATGGGCAAGCTGCGCGAGGTCTACCCCAATGTGCTGCATTTAGAAAAACCCGGCATGCTGGAAGCGCGAGGGCGTCAGCAGCTAGATCGCGAGCGGCTGCAGTTTAGCGCGTTGGACATGTTTAGCGATTTCTTTACTCAAACCAGCGGAGACACCATGAGTGATGAGCAGGCCAACGCTATGCGTGAACTCATCACCACCCTAAGCCGTGAGCAGGAGAGCCAGCCATGA